One genomic window of Macaca mulatta isolate MMU2019108-1 chromosome 8, T2T-MMU8v2.0, whole genome shotgun sequence includes the following:
- the LOC114680170 gene encoding SH3 domain and tetratricopeptide repeat-containing protein 1-like isoform X2, whose amino-acid sequence MPSEAQCVIYHELQLSLARKVADKVLEGQLLETISQLYLSWATSGPADLLWTTPNEVWGFSLTSRRKRRRRMPGCKQGRSITSCGRASWWTLYIQVAQNVVLYTGDPSLGLQLFEAAGDIFFNGAWEREKAVSFYRDRVLALALAVTTGNCKAELQLQLCKKLVALLATLEKPQDGLEFAYMALALSITLGDRLNEHVAYHRLAVLHHQLGQGKLAEQFYLKAL is encoded by the exons ATGCCCAGCGAGGCCCAGTGTGTCATCTACCATGagctccagctctccctggccCGCAAGGTGGCCGACAAGGTGCTGGAGGGGCAGCTCCTGGAGACCATCAGTCAACTCTACCTGTCCTGGGCAACAAGCG GGCCTGCAGATCTGCTCTGGACTACACCAAACGAAGTCTGGGGATTTTCATTGACctccagaagaaagagaaggaggcgcatgcctggctgcaagcagggaagatctattaCATCCTGCGGCAGAGCGAGCTGGTGGACCCTGTACATCCAG gtggcacagaatgtggtcctgtacacaggcgaccccagcctggggctgcagctgtttgaggcagctggagacatctTCTTCAATGGGGCCTGGGAGCGGGAGAAAGCCGTGTCCTTCTACcgg gaccgggtcctggccctggccctggcagtGACTACGGGCAACTGCAAGGCGGAGCTGCAGCTACAGCTGTGCAAAAAGCTGGTGGCACTCCTGGCCACACTGGAGAAGCCCCAGGATGGCTTGGAGTTTGCCTACATGGCCCTAGCACTCAGCATCACTCTGG GGGACCGGCTGAACGAGCACGTGGCCTACCACAGGCTGGCTGTCCTGCACCATCAGCTGGGCCAGGGCAAGCTGGCAGAGCAGTTCTACCTCAAGGCCCTGTAG
- the LOC114680170 gene encoding SH3 domain and tetratricopeptide repeat-containing protein 1-like isoform X1 — protein sequence MPWLYTGRWSFFPLDPGPWHRCSVMPITEFESLALWSRLEYSGVTSTHCNVLPPGSRDSRASASQVAGITGQLRTVQWLCYFYSTVMPSEAQCVIYHELQLSLARKVADKVLEGQLLETISQLYLSWATSGPADLLWTTPNEVWGFSLTSRRKRRRRMPGCKQGRSITSCGRASWWTLYIQVAQNVVLYTGDPSLGLQLFEAAGDIFFNGAWEREKAVSFYRDRVLALALAVTTGNCKAELQLQLCKKLVALLATLEKPQDGLEFAYMALALSITLGDRLNEHVAYHRLAVLHHQLGQGKLAEQFYLKAL from the exons agtcttgctctgtggtccaggctggagtacagtggtgtgacctcgactcactgcaacgtgctccccccaggttcaagagattctcgtgcctcagcctcccaagtagctgggataacag gccaGCTGCGGACTGTCCAGTGGCTGTGCTACTTCTACAGCACCGTCATGCCCAGCGAGGCCCAGTGTGTCATCTACCATGagctccagctctccctggccCGCAAGGTGGCCGACAAGGTGCTGGAGGGGCAGCTCCTGGAGACCATCAGTCAACTCTACCTGTCCTGGGCAACAAGCG GGCCTGCAGATCTGCTCTGGACTACACCAAACGAAGTCTGGGGATTTTCATTGACctccagaagaaagagaaggaggcgcatgcctggctgcaagcagggaagatctattaCATCCTGCGGCAGAGCGAGCTGGTGGACCCTGTACATCCAG gtggcacagaatgtggtcctgtacacaggcgaccccagcctggggctgcagctgtttgaggcagctggagacatctTCTTCAATGGGGCCTGGGAGCGGGAGAAAGCCGTGTCCTTCTACcgg gaccgggtcctggccctggccctggcagtGACTACGGGCAACTGCAAGGCGGAGCTGCAGCTACAGCTGTGCAAAAAGCTGGTGGCACTCCTGGCCACACTGGAGAAGCCCCAGGATGGCTTGGAGTTTGCCTACATGGCCCTAGCACTCAGCATCACTCTGG GGGACCGGCTGAACGAGCACGTGGCCTACCACAGGCTGGCTGTCCTGCACCATCAGCTGGGCCAGGGCAAGCTGGCAGAGCAGTTCTACCTCAAGGCCCTGTAG